CCAATAACAAATATTTTCTTCTCACTCCAGGAATGATGGCAGTCCACACTAAGATGTTTGTAAATCTCAGTGACAGCCTCCACGGCCCTTTTACTTGTAAAAATTATGCCACTGTGGTTCTCAGGTTGTTGCAAGGCATTCTTCAAGGGTCCATGGTTGGTGAATTTGAAACTTAAAGTGGGTACGTGTACTGTCACAAAGCCTGCTTTTGACAgtgcatctgtatatctatcatcatctgaGTCAGATGACTTCAACAGCCAGACTGTACTCATGTTTCTTAATATATcctgcaaataaaaaataataNNNNNNNNNNNNNNNNNNNNNNNNNNNNNNNNNNNNNNNNNNNNNNNNNNNNNNNNNNNNNNNNNNNNNNNNNNNNNNNNNNNNNNNNNNNNNNNNNNNNNNNNNNNNNNNNNNNNNNNNNNNNNNNNNNNNNNNNNNNNNNNNNNNNNNNNNNNNNNNNNNNNNNNNNNNNNNNNNNNNNNNNNNNNNNNNNNNNNNNNNNNNNNNNNNNNNNNNNNNNNNNNNNNNNNNNNNNNNNNNNNNNNNNNNNNNNNNNNNNNNNNNNNNNNNNNNNNNNNNNNNNNNNNNNNNNNNNNNNNNNNNNNNNNNNNNNNNNNNNNNNNNNNNNNNNNNNNNNNNNNNNNNNNNNNNNNNNNNNNNNNNNNNNNNNNNNNNNNNNNNNNNNNNNNNNNNNNNNNNNNNNNNNNNNNNNNNNNNNNNNNNNNNNNNNNNNNNNNNNNNNNNNNNNNNNNNNNNNNNNNNNNNNNNNNNNNNNNNNNNNNNNNNNNGACACACATATCTATAACTGAGGtaacttttattatttccttctttttctttacttactAGTATGATGCACAACTgaacaataataaagaagtaatactacttcaaaatgaataataaattcacTTCTCTATCAAGAGCTACATTTGTAGAACATTTCTCAAATATAAATACTATCAGTTTATAATCCCTCACTATCAATAGAAATTtcaatttatgaaaattttgaaagaaagacTTCCAAGGCAGCTACCACTGTCTTAATGCTTAATACTACcctaatatattgtattaataaaaaataaccaaaatgtgTATGTCGATGCATGGTTAAGTACAACCCTgattacataaaacacacacattcatgtacacAGGTGTAAGtccataaaaatattacatatatgcatgcatatgcatgtgtgtgNNNNNNNNNNNNNNNNNNNNNNNNNNNNNNNNNNNNNNNNNNNNNNNNNNNNNNNNNNNNNNNNNNNNNNNNNNNNNNNNNNNNNNNNNNNNNNNNNNNNNNNNNNNNNNNNNNNNNNNNNNNNNNNNNNNNNNNNNNNNNNNNNNNNNNNNNNNNNNNNNNNNNNNNNNNNNNNNNNNNNNNNNNNNNNNNNNNNNNNNNNNNNNNNNNNNNNNNNNNNNNNNNNNNNNNNNNNNNNNNNNNNNNNNNNNNNNNNNNNNNNNNNNNNNNACAANNNNNNNNNNNNNNNNNNNNNNNNNNNNNNNNNNNNNNNNNNNNNNNNNNNNNNNNNNNNNNNNNNNNNNNNNNNNNNNNNNNNNNNNNNNNNNNNNNNNNNNNNNNNNNNNNNNNNNNNNNNNNNNAATATAAAactacagaaggaaaaaaaatttctataataaATATGCAGTTTAAGAAGTTACAATGCAATCACTGATATCACACTGGTGAAGCCAATTACAACTAAACTTTTGTTTAGCTGGATTTGTCATCATGCTTAATCAGAATTTGACAAACAATAGTACTTTTATTTTGTGGACATTGCCATCATACTCTGATGTTGCATTCAGACCTCCTCATCCAACAAGTAGGACAAAATGGACAAGATATTTCANNNNNNNNNNNNNNNNNNNNNNNNNNNNNNNNNNNNNNNNNNNNNNNNNNNNNNNNNNNNNNNNNNNNNNNNNNNNNNNNNNNNNNNNNNNNNNNNNNNNNNNNNNNNNNNNNNNNNNNNNNNNNNNNNNNNNNNNNNNNNNNNNNNNNNNNNNNNNNNNNNNNNNNNNNNNNNNNNNNNNNNNNNNNNNNNNNNNNNNNNNNNNNNNNNNNNNNNNNNNNNNNNNNNNNNNNNNNNNNNNNNNNNNNNNTCGGTATGATAAAATAGTGAATAATTACTTTCGAGCTTTCGTGAANNNNNNNNNNNNNNNNNNNNNNNNNNNNNNNNNNNNNNNNNNNNNNNNNNNNNNNNNNNNNCCAGCATAATGGTGAAATCGCTTGCCGGCAGCCGGTCACACAGACGCTTGAGTCATACATGAGTTGGTTGCATATGATGACGCACTAATTCAGAGTAGAGCATTGTTTGGATAGTTTCAACGGAAACTATGTATTAAGTGTTACTTCGGGCCACGCATTACCTGCAACGACAGTGCCAAATCTAGGGAAAATGAGCGATGACCCGCAACGTTCGTCCTGGAAACGAGCTGCGTCCTGCTGCGTCGGCTGCTGGAGGGAATCAGCTGATCAATATCTGCCCTTGCCCCGTATGccctcctccttgcctcttccCGCCTCCCCTCGGTAAAATAAACTTCCCCGTGCACTGCTCTTGCACAATCTCTGCGAAATGAGTGTGAGAAGAGGAGGCAAAGGTTTTGTTATTAGAGTTGCGCATCTTGGCCTTCCTGCGGCGTCGCGGCAGAACAATAGTCACGTCCTCGTCCCGTCTGACTCCTGATAAGGACCTGCGGCTTCCCGCGCCCCCAGACGAGCCCCCAGGGAAGAACCTCATCCCCGCGGCACCCCGAGGCCAGAGGGGAGCAACGCGAGGGCGCGAGCGTGCCAGGTCGCCGTGACGAGGGCGTGCGGGCGCCGTGCCTGTTCTTCGCCGGGCCCgagggtctgtctgtctggagaGGCTGCTGAGGCGACGGGCTTCTGTGCCGCCGAATTCCCCGCCCGAGCCCTGAGCCCTGCGCTGCCCGCGGCGAGATGGCGACCATCCTGTCCCAGTACAGCACCACCGGATTCTGTGAGTGGCAGGAGCACGGGGCNNNNNNNNNNNNNNNNNNNNNNNNNNNNNNNNNNNNAGGCGCTGCCGCTGACACTGGCCAGCACCTGACGGGGGGCGAGGGAAGCAGACCTGGCACTGCCCTGGAGTGCCCTTTGGGCTTCCAGGGTGCCTAGTGCTCTCAGTGAAGGGCTCCTCACTCGCAAGGGCGCTGCATGTATTTCTGGGGGATGGCTGCCAGGGGACACCTCACCTGTCCTGATTTTTTGAAGGGGATTTGCTAATGACCTAAAGCTGAGTTTGCATTCCTAATTAGTAGTAAAAGTTAATAGTTTTGTCTGAATATTTGTTTGGATATTGTAAATCAAATAATGCCATAGTACAAGTGTCCTATGAACCGTGACTTAACACCTCCCAGGTGATCTCTTACCTGTCAGGTCATTAATAACCGTAATCACAGGAAGAGCCAGACTTTGTGTTATTGCAACGATCATTATATAATCCATCTTTTTAGATCATGTGCTAGGGTGTGTATTGTAGCACATTGGTCAACTGTCATTACATAAACTACATACTTCAAATTGGTGAGATCGGGTACAAGTTTATGCAATAGTTTGTGTCGTGGATATAAGGTGCAAGCATAGTCATTTTGTTCTATGTGGAGCTCATTGATTAGTTTTAATTTCTATACCTTCTGAGCCTCAATTTCTATACATCTTGAGCCTCAATTTTGGTGAGTTTCTGAAGTATGTTAATAGGATACTCGTACTTTTCACTTTAGggattttattcttttacttgcCTTGCTTTGCCCTGTGATTACCCAGTCTCATATACAAGAAAAGACATTTGAATCAGATTCTttcttctttgtaaaaaaaaattgtattataaaatgAAATGCTATGTTTTCAGTTAATTTTCATGCAAATTTACATGCAATGCAAGTTAAACAGTACATGGAAGACTTAAGAATTCTTAAACCATCTATGTGTggtaaagatgaataataaacacTGGAAATGGAACCTATCTCTTacagaagtaaatatatagaatatgagcATATTGCTTAAAACTTCAACATTGATACCAATGGATTCCACTCACTCCATCCAGTTCAGACAATAGGGATTAATGCATGCAAACCCTCCTCTGCACCACAATCTGGGCCCAGATAGTAGATTTGGCCATGAAGTGTAAAAGGGAAATTGCANNNNNNNNNNNNNNNNNNNNNNNNNNNNNNNNNNNNNNNNNNNNNNNNNNNNNNNNNNNNNNNNNNNNNNNNNNNNNNNNNNNNNNNNNNNNNNNNNNNNNNNNNNNNNNNNNNNNNNNNNNNNNNNNNNNNNNNNNNNNNNNNNNNNNNNNNNNNNNNNNNNNNNNNNNNNNNNNNNNNNNNNNNNNNNNNNNNNNNNNNNNNNNNNNNNTACATTTTCAGACACACCAAAATATTCTTGAAAAAAACTAATAGAgataatgtaagaaaaaagaaaatagNNNNNNNNNNNNNNNNNNNNNNNNNNNNNNNNNNNNNNNNNNNNNNNNNNNNNNNNNNGAAAACCTAGTTTGTAGAATCTCCATGCTTTATTTTCTAGCCCTATGAATAGCAAGGAGTAATAGGAATCTATTGGTACTGTTATTATAGTGCAGTATTTTGTGATATGGCAATATtctgtatatttgcatgtatattatatattcctctctAGTGATTTATTGGCAAAGAAGCAAACATTAGATATTTAGTGTTGTTAGATATATTGCTAAAACAATCACTTGACCACATNNNNNNNNNNNNNNNNNNNNNNNNNNNNNNNNNNNNNNNNNNCAAGGGAAAGATGCACTATTGAGGTTGGTGATTATTGCAAGAATACTATATGTCTTTAGTAACATTCTTGTATTTCAAATGATTATCAGCACCAACCTGTCAACTTGATATCAGTCATAAAAAAAGTAGAAGCTTACTTATTTGATAACTGTTTTATCTTCATCTTGTgactacatattaaaaaatatatatattagaactggTCATGTTATCAGTTTCATATGCCATCTCCCATGTCCTAGCTATATGTCCAGAATCTAAAATTTATTTCAAAGCAAATTTGCGCTTAAATACTTATGTATTATAACTCAATATACagcatatattttattagttttatttatgacCCAAGACTACTGCTGTCACATTTTTCTAACCTATTTTGCATGTGCTATAGCTTTTAATTTCTAATTAaggtctatatgatatatatacatttctgcaGCTCATTCTGTTGGGTATANNNNNNNNNNNNNNNNNNNNNNNNNNNNNNNNNNNNNNNNNNNNNNNNNNNNNNNNNNNNNNNNNAGACTACTTATTACACGGATCTTGCATAAAGTATGTAAAGGGAATTTACAGATTGCAGCcatataatctatatcaataGAGAAATTTATCAAGAATCACCCATTTAGCTCATACTTTGACACACCATATACAAGGTCTAGTCAGTTTAGTTAAAGAACAGTCAAGATATAaagaagttatatattttttgtcatgctTTAGGTACTTACAATGCCTTCCCTCAGCTAGGAGAGATCAGACCTCAAGCAAGACTCATTCTTTGAGTGTAGATATATTGTACCATGACCATTTTTGTAATGGAAAGTATAgaaatactttattttaaaatatttactttttaaaggctgatgtctttttttatgatattgacAAATGGTATTTACTGAGTCATTTATACCTCCTATTCATGGAATGATATGCTGTGGCATCCTATTCCCTTCTACTCTTACATGTATGTAAGTAATGTTGACCAGACTAAAGCCAACCCTTTTCTGTGAGACCTAGCAAGAGATTATTCTCTCCTGTTGACATTGCCAGTAGCTGTGAATAGTTATTAAGGTGTTCATAAATCAggaatttaattttgtattttccttGAANNNNNNNNNNNNNNNNNNNNNNNNNNNNNNNNNNNNNNNNNNNNNNNNNNNNNNNNNNNNNNNNNNNNNNNNNNNNNNNNNNNNNNNNNNNNNNNNNNNNNNNNNNNNNNNNNNNNNNNNNNNNNNNNNNNNNNNNNNCNNNNNNNNNNNNNNNNNNNNNNNNNNNNNNNNNNNNNNNNNNNNNNNNNNNNNNNNNNNNNNNNNNNNNNNNNNNNNNNNNNNNNNNNNNNNNNNNNNNNNNNNNNNNNNNNNNNNNNNNNNNNNNNNNNNNNNNNNNNNNNNNNNNNNNNNNNNNNNNNNNNNNNNNNNNNNNNNNNNNNNNNNNNNNNNNNNNNNNNNNNNNNNNNNNNNNNNNNNNNNNNNNNNNNNNNNNNNNNNNNNNNNNNNNNNNNNNNNNNNNNNNNNNNNNNNNNNNNNNNNNNNNNNNNNNNNNNNNNNNNNNNNNNNNNNNNNNNNNNNNNNNNNNNNNNNNNNNNNNNNNNNNNNNNNNNNNNNNNNNNNNNNNNNNNNNNNNNNNNNNNNNNNNNNNNNNNNNNNNNNNNNNNNNNNNNNNNNNNNNNNNNNNNNNNNNNNNNNNNNNNNNNNNNNNNNNNNNNNNNNNNNNNNNNNNNNNNNNNNNNNNNNNNNNNNNNNNNNNNNNNNNNNNNNNNNNNNNNNNNNNNNNNNNNNNNNNNNNNNNNNNNNNNNNNNNNNNNNNNNNNNNNNNNNNNNNNNNNNNNNNNNNNNNNNNNNNNNNNNNNNNNNNNNNNNNNNNNNNNNNNNNNNNNNNNNNNNNNNNNNNNNNNNNNNNNNNNNNNNNNNNNNNNNNNNNNNNNNNNNNNNNNNNNNNNNNNNNNNNNNNNNNNNNNNNNNNNNNNNNNNNNNNNNNNNNNNNNNNNNNNNNNNNNNNNNNNNNNNNTTGTAAAATTATACTAAAAAGATTAATACCTTTATGTCTATTAGAGAAAATTTCTTACCACAGAAGAATGCAGATGCTAGATTTTGCAAAATATGGTTAAATTATTTCTCATAATAAAGTTGGATGAGGTCAAAGCTGACAGGAACATGAGAGAGGATTATCAActtgtcttattttcattttcaacttGGTTTATCTTGAAGGAATTAGAAGTGGTTAAGGTGGGTGGGCGATCCTCGGCATGCTTTCCTTATAGCAGCTgtgtttacctttttcatttctctttattatttctatcaNNNNNNNNNNNNNNNNNNNNNNNNNNNNNNNNNNNNNNNNNNNNNNNNNNNNNNNNNNNNNNNNNNNNNNNNNNNNNNNNNNNNNNNNNNNNNNNNNNNNNNNNNNNNNNNNNNNNNNNNNNNNNNNNNNNNNNNNNNNNNNNNNNNNNNNNNNNNNNNNNNNNNNNNNNNNNNNNNNNNNNNNNNNNNNNNNNNNNNNNNNNNNNNNNNNNNNNNNNNNNNNGTATTGTATTCATGTCTATTATGTAGACTTTTAATAAATGCTAAACCACTCTGGCTttggaaaaacagaaaattatcaTAGATAGTGTTGCATTGAAGTGAAATCACTAGTTTGGTTATGATATCTCTAGAATATGCTATCATTTCTTATAGAGACTGCAACCCCCCTCTCTATTAAGTGTTTCACATGAAGATGTGAGCAACTGAAAAAGTCATATAGTATCTTACCCATTTCTTAATGAATATATCTAAATCAGAATTCTGTCAGGGATTGGTTTACATAAGCCCAGGTTTCACTAGTCACCTCTGGCTTTACAATAACTCTGCTTGGCTTACCACATCTGGCCTTAAAGAAAGAATACTGATGTATAACTACATAAtgattatttgaaaattttagaatatagagaataagaaaatgatatgatCAGAAATTAATGCTCAGTGTGTGGTTTACGTAGTTTTCAGATAAAGTGTCCAGATTTAGCCAGAAGGACTGACACTCACAAATTATTATGATTCACGTATATCATTCCATTTagaacattttttctctttaacccTTAACACTACAGTACATGTCATAGCTGCTGAACTGCCAgatttctatactttttttccatgtttttgcaATTCTTTTGAGAACTTGATTTTAATGTAGTTATGTATAGCAGTTTGTAGCTCTAGATGGTGCTTCTGATATAAAGGGTAAAGGACATGATCTAACGCATTAGTGCACTAAACAGTAACTTCTATATACTCAAATTCAGATCACACTGAAAATGAGATTAAGTTTTGGACTTTGTAGATCAAAATCTGCATTGAGAAAACATGTCATTTTCTGTTGTACATTGGGAGTATTGGTAAAGTTGAACATGGGTAACCCAGTCTTAGGCTAATAAAGTGAGACATCCACTAGGACTTCATAAATTTGTTTGTCCTTTTTTGGTCTAAAAAtagtttttgtgtattttccaGATAATGCACCAGTTAGCAAGGGACTCATGGGATGCATGTTCCTGACATGTACAGCTCTCAATGTGCCACTCTTTGCACATTTAAGAAAATACCTCATATGCAAAATCCCAGATGTCTTTCTTAAAGGAGAGGTATGTGTTTCTGTAGTTATTCCATTGATGTATTAACTACTGATATATTTGTGTAGTAGTAGATTGTATACAAGTAGATGTGTATAAACTTTGGTTATATGTAATGTAGTAATAGGTAAGTAAAAATTTGGATACTATCTAtaatacacttattttactttgGAATACTGTGAACACAGANNNNNNNNNNNNNNNNNNNNNNNNNNNNNNNNNNNNNNNNNNNNNNNNNNNNNNNNNNNNNNNNNNNNNNNNNNNNNNNNNNNNNNNNNNNNNNNNNNNNNNNNNNNNNNNNNNNNNNNNNNNNNAAGTTAGATACATTTTAGTTTAACTACAGGAAGGTTTAATGAATTTTAAAGGCATTTAGTAGAAGGCATGTTTCAGTGGCAGGTTGCAAGTCAAGAAGTTAATCTTGTGAtgacaattatttaaaaaagtatttggttttaaatttatcACAGGATTTCTTTCTTTCCAGATATGGCGAATAGCTTCAGCAAAGATTTCATTTGTTGACACTAAGGATCTAGTATGTggttctttacttatttattattttaggtaaGTTTTCATCACCTAAAAGTGTCTTTAAACTCTAGTTCCTTTTATCTTATTCCAAAATGATAACATGAAGGAGATAGTTTGGAATATACTTTTGCATTTTAGAAATTTATAGGTGACATTTGATTAAGGCTTTAAGTACCTTGTTATTGTGCTGTTGGAGTTTTGTTCTGATTTCTGGGCATTATTCAAGCTCTCATTATGATAAGGTACACATTTTTGATCAGGTGAGTGTTGATGTTGATACAAAGTGTGAGGCAGTGACAGGAAAAAAGTTCATGCATGATGTACTATTTATTCCAAAGTAAAACATGATATATTACTgattttatctttcatctttacCATTTGTAAGGGAAGAGACTATCTGTCCTGTTGTAAGAGTTAACCATGAGTGAGTACATACATGCTTCACAATCCAGTTCattttagtttgttctttgaaAGTATCCAAGATTCATTTTGGGTAATAGTAATAGAGAGAAATTCAGCAGATAGCTAACACCCATGCCTGGATGTTAATCAGTGCCTTTTATatttagacaaagaaaagagtaaatattTGATAGTGTCTTCTCAAAGGAAGTATACCCAGTGACATTTATAACTTACTGAAGATAATGTATCACTCATTATCTTGAAGTTGTTTTTGTTAACATGTATTCAGGAACACAGTCTTAtcttatgaaaaattatatttttgttcttaagTATTGATAGTATTGTTTGTTACCACTGGTAGAACTATGCCAGTTCTgcttgaaatattatatatttttatacatataaacttttttttataccatatgcctttttttttacattccacaTTACCAAAACCGCCAGGGTGTTTGAGCGACGGTATGGGTCGCACAAGTTCGCATCATGTCTGGTGGCTTCGCAGGTTCTTACAACAGTGCTGGAGGTCCTCACCATACTCACATTGCAATGGCTAGCAATAGACCTGCATTCAGGGGGGTTCCTGCCTCCTGGACCGTAAGTGACTCTTGGAGTTTGTGATGCATGGGTTCATGGGGCCTTTTAAGAgcaggtgagaggaagagagaagaggaggagggaagaaggaagaggtaggaagggaggaggtagaggaagaagaaggaagagaggaggtggagggaaaggaaggaagagaggaggaagaggtggaagaaagggaggagaaggaggaggtagaaggaaaggagggagaggaaggaaaggagctGGATAGTAGGAGGAGGTAAggactgaaggagggagaggaagagagggaggagtaaggaaggagggagttacAAAATGTATATTCAGGTGTATGTATGattactatttatatttcataGGAAAAACAAGGATAATAANNNNNNNNNNNNNNNNNNNNNNNNNNNNNNNNNNNNNNNNNNNNNNNNNNNNNNNNNNNNNNNNNNNNNNNNNNNNNNNNNNNNNNNNNNNNNNNNNNNNNNNNNNNNNNNNNNNNNNNNNNNNNNNNNNNNNNNNNNNNNNNNNNNNNNNNNNNNNNNNNNNNNNNNNNNNNNNNNNNNNNNNNNNNNNNNNNNNNNNNNNNNNNNNNNNNNNNNNNNNNNNNNNNNNNNNNNNNNNNNNNNNNNNNNNNNNNNNNNNNNNNNNNNNNNNNNNNNNNNNNNNNNNNNNNTCCTTCATTTCTTTGTGTAAAACATGAAGTCATGTAAGTtttcttccttgttattattgctttttgtttctgttataaCTACTAAAGAATAAGGAAATTTGTCTTcgtaaataatacaaattattgttgccttcctcctcatctctctgtctctctctgtgtatgtatgaaaatggTTATTTTATGGTATTATATTTGTGCCCCTCAACAGAGTCCCTGTTTTCAGGTATGGTATGATCTTTCCTCTCTTCGTGAACTACCTATTTGATATTCCTCGAGTCGCACAGACAAGTGTGCTTGGGATACCTATAACAGGGAAGACCCTCACTTACCTGTTAGGTTTACAGGTTTGCTCCACATCACCTGCAACAGCTACGTCAGCACTCTGTGGCATTGTGAGTATTGAGAcagattccttcttttttttctttttctgtaataGCGCTAACCTGTTGAGCTGTAACTTACAGATTATGTCttaagtgtatgtgtgtcaaGTTTAtggaaataagaaatatgatcATATCTTGGGCATTCGTGACCCAGTTCATAGAATGTTAAAGTAGTGTAGGAAACCTATGAATTGAGAGtggtatttaattttaaataattttgcttAGTGTTTCTGTTACAGCATTTCCTTTGTAACTGTCCCCTACAAAAAGAGATTTGTACATTTCTGTCAGTTTGTGAAATCATTATAACTACTAAAGACCTTTAACATCCACCTTAATGTAGAATTGAAAGTTCATTTAAACTTAATTTAATGTCTTAGAAGTCCCTTATTCATGGTTCAGCTAGTTTCTGTAGATAGAAAGCCATAGAAAGATATGCAAACACATTAAAATACATTCTAAACatttcatttgtttgtgtattttcatgGATATTATCTACTTATTGTtaattctttttgttcttgtgttattttctctattttcctttccttgttattCTATGTTGATATTTTTCAGTGTGTTCTCTTCTTACCTGCTTTCTTTGCTGCTTTTGATCAGTTTTTAATCCTCCCAAGCATTATAGTAGTCCTAGTATGTAATAGtgacaatatagaaaaaaagacttTAGTTATTTTTACTAATGCTGAGGATACCTGTCATCAGACTGCTGTCTTATAAGCCCATAAAGTGAGTCAAAAGTGACTTAACCCAAGAATATACAGTGAGTTTAAGATCTAAGAAGGCTCTGTTCTAATGAGAGTTCATGCTTTTTAGCTTCTTTACATAATACATgacattttatcattttgtaaAATACTTTGATgggtttccactttttttttcttttgtatacttTCCAGATTGCAGGTGTGTTCTATCGGtacaatattttgtatattcaGCAAGTGCCATGGGTGCCAGGATGGCTGGCTCGTGGTGCCAAGGCCACTCTGGCACGACTGTtggcctccccaccccctccagagGGCCCAGCAGGAGCCACACTAGAGTTGCAGCGGCAGGAGCAGATTGAGATGTGGGAGCAGCAGATGATGATGAACAGAGCAAGGGAAATGCGGAATCGACCAGGGGTAAGTTGGGGGGAAGCACAAAATGTGAAATTTGTGATATAGGATGAGAAAATAGGTAGATTCTGTGTCATTACAATTGCTTTTATTGGAATTACATAAgctaaggggtgggggggggataaaactACTGAAAGATTAGTTACACCTCTTGAATTGTNNNNNNNNNNNNNNNNNNNNNNNNNNNNNNNNNNNNNNNNNNNNNNNNNNNNNNNNNNNNNNNNNNNNNNNNNNNNNNNNNNNNNNNNNNNNNNNNNNNNNNNNNNNNNNNNNNNNNNNNNTTTNNNNNNNNNNNNNNNNNNNNNNNNNNNNNNNNNNNNNNNNNNNNNNNNNNNNNNNNNNNNNNNNNNNNNNNNNNNNNNNNNNNNNNNNNNNNNNNNNNNNNNNNNNNNNNNNNNNNNNNNNNNNNNNNNNNNNNNNNNNNNNNNNNNNNNNNNNNNNNNNNNNNNNNNNNNNNNNNNNNNNNNNNNNNNNNNNNNNNNNNNNNNNNNNNNNNNNNNNNNNNNNNNNTTccatctttcactctttccctctctNNNNNNNNNNNNNNNNNNNNNNNNNNNNNNNNNNNNNNNNNNNNNNNNNNNNNNNNNNNNNNNNNNNNNNNNNNNNNNNNNNNNNNNNNNNNNNNNNNNNNNNNNNNNNNNNNNNNNNNNNNNNNNNNNNNNNNNNNNNNNNNNNNNNNNNNNNNNNNNCCTGCATGCNNNNNNNNNNNNNNNNNNNNNNNNNNNNNNNNNNNNNNNNNNNNNNNNNNNNNNNNNNNNNNNNNNNNNNNNNNNNNNNNNNNNNNNNNNNNNNNNNNNNNNNNNNNNNNNNNNNNNNNNNNNNNNNNNNNNNNNNNNNNNNNNNNNNNNNNNNNNNNNNNNNNNNNNNNNNNNNNNNNNNNNNNNNNNNNNNNNNNNNNNNNNNNNNNNNNNNNNNNNNNNNNNNNNNNNNNNNNNNNNNNNNNNNNNNNNNNNNNNNNNNNNNNNNNNNNNNNNNNNNNNNNNNNNNNNNNNNNNNNNNNNNNNNNNNNNNNNNNNNNNNNNNNNNNNNNNNNNNNNNNNNNNNNNNNNNNNNNNNNNNNNNNNNNNNNNNNNNNNNNNNNNNNNNNNNNNNNNNNNNNNNNNNNNNNNNNNNNNNNNNNNNNNNNNNNNNNNNNNNNNNNNNNNNNNNNNNNNNNNNNNNNNNNNNNNNNNNNNNNNNNNNNNNNNNNNNNNNNNNNNNNNNNNNNNNNNNNNNNNNNNNNNNNNNNNNNNNNNNNNNNNNNNNNNNNNNNNNNNNNNNNNNNNNNNNNNNNNNNNNNNNNNNNNNNNNNNNNNNNNNNNNNNNNNNNNNNNNNNNNNNNNNNNNNNNNNNNNNNNNNNNNNNNNNNNNNNNNNNNNNNNNNNNNNNNNNNNNNNNNNNNNNNNNNNNNNNNNNNNNNNNNNNNNNNNNNNNNNNNNNNNNNNNNNNNNNNNNNNNNNNNNNNNNNNNNNNNNNNNNNNNNNNNNNNNNNNNNNNNNNNNNNNNNNNNNNNNNNNNNNNNNNNNNNNNNNNNNNNNNNNNNNNNNNNNNNNNNNNNNNNNNNNNNNNNNNNNNNN
This Penaeus monodon isolate SGIC_2016 chromosome 19, NSTDA_Pmon_1, whole genome shotgun sequence DNA region includes the following protein-coding sequences:
- the LOC119585098 gene encoding ubiquitin-associated domain-containing protein 2-like — its product is MATILSQYSTTGFYNAPVSKGLMGCMFLTCTALNVPLFAHLRKYLICKIPDVFLKGEIWRIASAKISFVDTKDLVCGSLLIYYFRVFERRYGSHKFASCLVASQVLTTVLEVLTILTLQWLAIDLHSGGFLPPGPYGMIFPLFVNYLFDIPRVAQTSVLGIPITGKTLTYLLGLQVCSTSPATATSALCGIIAGVFYRYNILYIQQVPWVPGWLARGAKATLARLLASPPPPEGPAGATLELQRQEQIEMWEQQMMMNRAREMRNRPGANGAVPPFMQNFIGRRQNNPVHPPPPPTEEQVQTLVEMGFDRQRVINALQTCNNDVNTATHLLLQES